Proteins encoded by one window of Vigna radiata var. radiata cultivar VC1973A chromosome 5, Vradiata_ver6, whole genome shotgun sequence:
- the LOC106761182 gene encoding high mobility group B protein 9 has product MSSLPETYAGEDGKHYPAPLASHDDVVRDSSLFWDTLRRFHFLMGTKFMIPVIGGKELDLHVLYVEVTRRSGYEKVVAEKKWREVGSVFKFSATTTSASFVLRKHYFSLLYHYEQVHFFKARGSVYTPSTDAFSGNSPSWRPELAIVEYSPKPLNSSAESRAEETSCLSGNGTIEGKFECGYLVSVKLGSEVLRGVLYHPEKMAAPPSIPQHENAIVPFKSKGHRSGRRRRNKRRWDPNYPKPNRSGYNFFFAEKHYSLKALYPNREREFTKMIGQSWNSLSPEERLVYQNIGLRDKERYKRELTEYKERMKLRETPEVGLP; this is encoded by the exons ATGTCATCTCTGCCGGAAACCTACGCCGGAGAAGACGGAAAACACTACCCTGCTCCACTCGCTTCTCATGACGACGTCGTCAGGGACTCCTCTCTCTTCTGGGACACTCTCAGACGCTTTCACTTCCTTATGGGTACCAAATTCAT GATTCCTGTGATTGGAGGGAAGGAGCTGGATTTGCACGTTCTTTACGTGGAAGTTACCAGAAGAAGTGGCTACGAGAAG GTGGTTGCAGAGAAGAAATGGAGGGAAGTTGGAAGCGTTTTCAAGTTCTCAGCAACCACCACAAGCGCTTCTTTCGTGTTGAGGAAACATTACTTCAGTCTTCTTTATCATTACGAACAGGTTCACTTTTTCAAAGCTCGGGGTTCTGTCTATACTCCTTCAACAG ATGCATTTTCCGGGAACAGTCCTTCTTGGAGACCTGAATTAGCTATCGTGGAATATTCTCCTAAGCCCTTGAATAGTAGTGCCGAATCCCGTGCCGAAG AAACATCATGTCTCTCAGGAAATGGAACTATAGAGGGAAAATTTGAGTGTGGTTATTTGGTGTCAGTGAAACTGGGTTCAGAGGTTCTTAGAGGGGTGCTTTACCATCCAGAAAAAATGGCTGCTCCTCCGTCGATTCCACAACACGAGAATGCCATCGTGCCGTTCAAAAGCAAAGGTCACCGTTCTGGTCGGAGGAGGAGAAACAAGAGAAGGTGGGACCCTAACTATCCAAAGCCGAATAGGAGTGGCTATAACTTCTTCTTTGCTGAAAAGCATTACTCTCTCAAAGCTCTCTACCCGAACAGAGAAAGGGAGTTTACCAAGATGATTGGCCAGTCATGGAACAGTCTTAGTCCCGAAGAACGACTG GTTTATCAGAACATCGGATTAAGAGACAAAGAAAGGTACAAGAGAGAACTGACGGAGTACAAAGAGAGGATGAAGCTTAGGGAGACCCCAGAAGTTGGACTTCCATAG